A single genomic interval of Lewinellaceae bacterium harbors:
- a CDS encoding sulfotransferase family protein, translating to MALKVIGTGLPRTGTASLKGALQLLGYQQTYHMDNLLNNPAMVKYWVELFDTGKTDFDVLFDGFTASTDFPGFFAYKALLKKYPESKFILTTRDLDSWYESIHKTVFQAVTSFFAKETPTDSMRRVEGVFQLLDRYLFGQFFNGTFTDKEKTLSIVKAYLQEVKQNIPDGQMLVYEISEGWEPLCDFLELPVPDLEFPYKNKREDFNTMIAKMLSGQKMEVK from the coding sequence ATGGCATTAAAAGTAATCGGAACCGGTTTGCCCCGTACAGGCACAGCATCACTTAAAGGGGCGCTGCAATTATTGGGCTATCAACAAACGTATCATATGGATAATCTGCTCAATAATCCAGCAATGGTTAAGTATTGGGTGGAGTTATTTGATACCGGTAAAACGGATTTTGATGTATTATTTGATGGATTTACGGCAAGTACGGATTTTCCCGGTTTTTTTGCATACAAAGCACTGCTGAAAAAATATCCAGAAAGCAAATTTATTCTGACCACCAGGGATCTGGATTCGTGGTATGAGAGTATCCATAAGACGGTCTTTCAGGCTGTTACCTCATTTTTTGCGAAAGAGACACCCACCGACAGTATGCGCCGGGTAGAAGGGGTATTTCAATTATTAGACCGCTATTTATTTGGTCAATTTTTTAATGGGACATTTACGGATAAAGAAAAAACATTATCCATTGTAAAGGCTTATTTACAGGAAGTGAAACAAAATATTCCTGACGGGCAAATGCTTGTTTATGAGATTTCTGAAGGCTGGGAGCCACTGTGTGATTTTCTGGAATTACCAGTGCCGGACCTGGAATTTCCATATAAAAACAAGCGGGAAGATTTTAATACCATGATCGCTAAAATGTTGTCCGGACAAAAAATGGAAGTAAAATAA